The Pseudomonas azotoformans genome has a segment encoding these proteins:
- a CDS encoding FAD binding domain-containing protein — MNPFHYSKPADVQEAVHLSSAASRFIAGGTNLLDLMKENISRPEHLIDITGLPLNEVQATAEGGLLIGALVSNADLAWHPLIEQRYPLLSQAILAGASPQLRNMASTGGNLLQRTRCYYFYDATVPCNKREPGSGCPARTGLNRIHAILGASEQCVATHPSDMCVALAALDARVHVEGRAGARVIEFADFHRLPGDAPQRDNQLADDELITAIELPADNLANHSNYLKIRDRASYAFALVSVAAALELDGDRIVDARLALGGVAHKPWRDRAVEAALIGQLVSRETFSHAADALLQDAEPLEHNGFKIKLARRGIIRALSDAAVAGERP; from the coding sequence ATGAATCCCTTCCACTACAGCAAGCCGGCCGATGTGCAGGAAGCGGTACACCTGAGCAGCGCCGCCTCGCGGTTCATCGCGGGTGGTACCAACCTGCTGGACCTGATGAAAGAAAACATCAGCCGCCCCGAGCATCTCATCGACATCACAGGGCTGCCGTTAAATGAGGTTCAGGCAACCGCCGAGGGCGGACTGCTGATCGGCGCCCTGGTGAGCAACGCCGACCTGGCCTGGCACCCGCTGATCGAACAGCGTTACCCGCTGCTGTCCCAGGCCATCCTCGCGGGTGCCTCGCCGCAGCTGCGCAATATGGCCAGTACCGGCGGCAATCTGTTGCAGCGCACCCGTTGTTACTACTTTTATGACGCCACGGTGCCGTGCAATAAGCGCGAGCCCGGCAGCGGCTGCCCGGCACGCACGGGGTTGAATCGCATTCATGCCATTCTCGGCGCCAGTGAACAGTGCGTCGCGACCCATCCTTCCGACATGTGCGTGGCGTTGGCGGCGTTGGACGCGCGAGTGCATGTGGAAGGTCGTGCAGGTGCTCGTGTTATCGAGTTTGCCGACTTCCATCGCCTGCCCGGCGATGCGCCGCAGCGTGATAACCAATTGGCTGACGATGAGCTGATCACCGCCATCGAACTGCCCGCCGACAACCTGGCAAACCACAGCAACTACCTGAAAATCCGCGACCGCGCTTCCTATGCGTTCGCCCTGGTGTCCGTTGCTGCAGCGTTGGAGCTGGACGGCGACCGCATCGTCGACGCGCGCCTGGCCCTTGGCGGCGTGGCCCATAAACCCTGGCGTGATCGTGCCGTGGAAGCCGCGTTGATCGGCCAGCTCGTCAGCCGCGAAACCTTCAGCCACGCCGCCGACGCGCTGCTGCAAGACGCAGAACCCCTGGAACACAACGGCTTCAAGATCAAGCTGGCACGCCGGGGGATTATTCGTGCCCTGAGTGATGCGGCTGTCGCAGGAGAGCGCCCATGA
- a CDS encoding (2Fe-2S)-binding protein: MSATPNGAAAQPFVSHSIRLRLNGQDRQLDVLPWTTLLDLLREQLDLVGSKKGCDHGQCGACTVLRDGKRINACLTLAVMCDGAELTTIEGLADGDQLHPMQQAFITHDAFQCGYCTPGQICSAVGLTNEGRAYDPAQIQELMSGNLCRCGAYSNIRDAIADVVGGER; encoded by the coding sequence ATGAGCGCGACCCCCAATGGCGCGGCGGCCCAGCCGTTCGTCAGCCACTCGATACGCCTGCGCCTCAACGGCCAGGACCGCCAGCTGGATGTGTTGCCCTGGACCACGCTGCTTGACCTGTTGCGCGAACAGCTCGACTTGGTTGGCAGCAAAAAAGGCTGCGACCACGGCCAATGCGGTGCCTGCACGGTGCTGCGCGACGGCAAGCGCATCAATGCCTGCCTGACCCTGGCGGTGATGTGCGACGGCGCCGAGCTGACCACCATCGAAGGCCTGGCCGACGGCGACCAACTGCACCCGATGCAGCAAGCCTTCATCACACACGACGCCTTCCAATGCGGTTACTGCACCCCCGGCCAGATCTGCTCGGCGGTCGGCTTGACCAATGAAGGCCGCGCCTACGACCCTGCCCAGATCCAGGAGCTGATGAGCGGCAACCTGTGTCGCTGCGGCGCCTACAGCAATATCCGCGATGCCATTGCAGACGTCGTGGGAGGTGAGCGATGA
- a CDS encoding DUF4879 domain-containing protein: MKNPSPWSLALIPCIGLLLGAAPAWGATAPPLSEVRVFQVESAACKESIPERAQSTQMCTHRGPTKVSVMEVGLGNNPMGRFDGAELNGQRTAVCQVGNISEVCNGAGTLMGYIYVFDLNVEAQGWFQYSNSSINPPQNTLTTQLNIR; this comes from the coding sequence ATGAAAAACCCCAGCCCGTGGAGTCTAGCCCTGATCCCCTGTATCGGCCTGTTGCTCGGCGCAGCACCGGCCTGGGGCGCGACTGCACCGCCGTTGAGCGAAGTGCGTGTGTTCCAGGTCGAGTCGGCAGCGTGTAAGGAAAGCATCCCCGAGCGCGCGCAGAGCACACAGATGTGTACGCACCGTGGGCCTACCAAGGTTTCCGTGATGGAGGTGGGCCTGGGTAACAACCCCATGGGCCGCTTCGATGGCGCCGAATTGAATGGGCAACGCACGGCGGTTTGTCAGGTCGGCAACATCAGCGAAGTGTGCAACGGCGCGGGCACACTGATGGGCTACATCTATGTGTTTGACCTGAATGTCGAGGCCCAAGGCTGGTTCCAGTACAGCAATTCCTCGATCAACCCGCCGCAAAATACCCTGACCACGCAGCTCAATATCCGCTGA
- a CDS encoding NCS2 family permease: MLEKLFQLKAHNTNVRTEILAGITTFLAMAYILFVNPSILGETGMDKGAVFVATCLAAAIGSTVMGLIANYPIALAPGMGLNAFFTYTVVLHMGHTWQVALGAVFISAVLFFLLSIFRIREWIINAIPLPLRSAIAAGIGLFLALIALHNAGIVVGNPNTLVGLGDLKKPAPILATFGFILIVALEALAVRGAVLIGILAVTIVSILLGVTAFGGVVSMPPSLAPTFLQLDIKGALDIGLVSVIFAFLFVDLFDNSGTLIGVAKRAGLMGKDGHMPKMGRALIADSTAAMAGSLLGTSTTTSYIESAAGVSAGGRTGLTAIVVAILFLLALFFSPLAASVPAFATAPALLFVAVLMTQGLAEIDWDDITVAAPVVITALAMPFTYSIANGIAFGFIAWTAIKLLSGRYRELNPALVILSILFVIKLGWFNA, from the coding sequence ATGCTGGAAAAGCTGTTTCAACTCAAGGCACACAACACCAACGTGCGCACCGAAATTCTCGCGGGCATCACGACATTCCTGGCCATGGCCTACATTCTGTTCGTGAACCCGAGCATCCTCGGCGAGACCGGCATGGACAAGGGCGCGGTGTTCGTCGCGACCTGCCTGGCCGCTGCCATCGGTTCGACCGTGATGGGCCTGATCGCCAACTACCCGATCGCCCTCGCGCCGGGCATGGGCCTCAACGCCTTCTTTACCTACACCGTGGTCCTGCACATGGGCCATACCTGGCAGGTGGCGCTGGGTGCGGTGTTTATTTCGGCGGTGCTGTTCTTCCTGCTGTCGATCTTCCGTATTCGTGAATGGATCATCAACGCCATCCCACTGCCGCTGCGCTCGGCGATTGCCGCCGGTATCGGCCTGTTCCTGGCGTTGATCGCCCTGCACAACGCCGGCATCGTAGTCGGCAACCCCAACACTCTCGTGGGCCTGGGTGACCTGAAAAAACCCGCGCCGATCCTGGCTACGTTCGGCTTTATCCTGATCGTCGCCCTGGAAGCCTTGGCGGTACGCGGTGCCGTGCTGATCGGCATCCTGGCGGTGACCATCGTTTCGATCCTGCTGGGCGTCACCGCGTTCGGCGGCGTTGTCTCGATGCCGCCTTCCCTGGCACCGACCTTCCTGCAACTGGATATCAAAGGCGCGTTGGATATCGGCCTGGTCAGCGTGATCTTCGCCTTCCTGTTCGTTGACCTGTTCGACAACTCCGGCACCCTGATCGGCGTGGCCAAGCGTGCCGGCCTGATGGGCAAGGACGGTCACATGCCGAAAATGGGCCGTGCGCTGATCGCCGACAGTACCGCCGCCATGGCCGGCTCGCTGCTGGGTACGTCGACCACCACCAGCTACATTGAATCGGCTGCAGGCGTGAGCGCCGGTGGCCGCACCGGCTTGACCGCCATCGTGGTCGCGATCCTGTTCCTGTTGGCCCTGTTCTTCTCGCCGCTGGCCGCCAGCGTACCGGCCTTCGCCACTGCGCCGGCACTGCTGTTCGTGGCGGTGTTGATGACCCAGGGCCTGGCCGAAATCGACTGGGACGACATCACCGTTGCAGCGCCGGTGGTGATCACCGCCCTGGCGATGCCTTTCACCTATTCCATCGCCAACGGCATCGCCTTCGGTTTCATCGCCTGGACCGCCATCAAGCTGCTTTCGGGCCGCTACCGTGAGCTGAACCCGGCGCTGGTGATTCTGTCGATTCTATTTGTGATCAAGCTGGGCTGGTTCAACGCATGA
- the trmA gene encoding tRNA (uridine(54)-C5)-methyltransferase TrmA, which translates to MTFDAASYTAQLQDKVTRLRDLLAPFDAPAPQVFDSPLQHFRLRAEFRLWREGGERHYAMFSQDDKRTPILIEEFPIASLRINQLMPQLKAAWQASAALSHKLFQVEFLTTLAGDAMITLCYHRPLDEHWHTAANQLAADLNVSIIGRSKGKRDVIGHDYVVEKLDVGGRTFSYRQPEGAFTQPNGTVNQKMLNWAYEALGDRPDDLLELYCGNGNFTLPLATRVRKVLATEISKTSVNAALSNLDENAVDNVTLVRLSAEELTEALNEVRPFRRLHGIDLKSYEFGSVFVDPPRAGMDPDTCELTRRFDNILYISCNPETLAANIAQLHDTHKITQCAMFDQFPWTHHMESGVLLTRR; encoded by the coding sequence ATGACTTTTGACGCCGCAAGCTACACCGCTCAACTGCAAGACAAGGTCACGCGCTTGCGTGACCTGCTGGCCCCGTTCGACGCGCCAGCGCCGCAGGTCTTCGACTCGCCGCTGCAGCACTTCCGTCTGCGCGCGGAGTTCCGCCTGTGGCGCGAGGGCGGTGAGCGCCACTACGCGATGTTTTCCCAGGACGACAAGCGCACGCCGATCCTGATCGAAGAATTCCCCATCGCCAGCCTGCGTATCAACCAGTTGATGCCGCAACTCAAGGCCGCCTGGCAAGCCAGCGCCGCCCTGAGCCACAAGCTGTTCCAAGTGGAGTTCCTCACTACCCTGGCCGGCGACGCGATGATCACCCTGTGCTATCACCGCCCGCTGGACGAGCATTGGCACACCGCCGCTAACCAACTGGCAGCTGACTTGAATGTCAGCATCATCGGCCGCTCCAAGGGCAAGCGCGATGTGATCGGCCATGACTACGTGGTGGAAAAACTCGACGTCGGCGGCCGCACCTTCAGCTACCGCCAACCCGAAGGCGCCTTCACCCAGCCCAACGGCACGGTGAACCAGAAGATGCTCAACTGGGCTTATGAAGCCCTGGGTGATCGCCCGGATGATCTGCTGGAGCTGTATTGCGGCAACGGCAACTTCACCCTGCCCCTGGCCACCCGCGTGCGCAAAGTACTGGCTACCGAAATCAGCAAGACCTCGGTGAATGCGGCGCTGAGCAACCTCGATGAAAACGCGGTGGATAACGTCACCCTGGTGCGCCTGTCAGCCGAAGAACTCACCGAAGCGCTGAACGAAGTGCGTCCGTTCCGTCGCCTGCACGGCATCGACCTGAAAAGCTATGAATTCGGCAGCGTCTTCGTCGACCCGCCGCGCGCCGGCATGGACCCGGACACCTGCGAGTTGACCCGGCGCTTCGACAACATCCTGTACATCTCCTGCAACCCGGAGACGTTGGCGGCGAACATTGCGCAACTGCATGACACGCACAAGATCACCCAGTGTGCGATGTTTGACCAGTTCCCGTGGACGCACCATATGGAGTCCGGGGTGTTATTGACCCGGCGGTAA
- a CDS encoding DUF2442 domain-containing protein, which translates to MKIVKAKAVPYKPLTEADVEKAIARGRKTRHLYARASSVRYEDNCISIGFSDGSRVVLPVAGLPEFEGFSLEDFAQLEVGFGGKALCCEAQDLDVSVTGLIATSKPLMDLATSLVASRNGRKSSAAKAAAARANGKKGGRPRKKEPEDVELPPGQ; encoded by the coding sequence ATGAAAATCGTAAAAGCCAAAGCTGTACCCTATAAACCGCTCACTGAGGCCGACGTCGAAAAGGCGATAGCCCGAGGGCGCAAGACACGGCACCTTTATGCCCGTGCCAGCTCTGTGCGTTATGAAGACAACTGCATTTCCATCGGCTTTAGCGACGGCAGTCGTGTTGTACTGCCAGTGGCTGGTCTGCCCGAGTTCGAGGGGTTTTCCCTGGAGGACTTTGCGCAACTGGAAGTTGGCTTTGGCGGCAAGGCGCTGTGCTGTGAGGCCCAGGACCTGGACGTTTCAGTCACGGGCCTGATCGCCACCAGCAAACCGCTGATGGACCTGGCCACCAGCCTGGTGGCCTCGCGCAACGGCCGCAAAAGCAGCGCCGCCAAAGCCGCCGCCGCCCGTGCCAATGGCAAGAAGGGCGGGCGGCCGCGCAAGAAGGAACCGGAAGACGTTGAGTTACCGCCGGGTCAATAA
- a CDS encoding DUF4160 domain-containing protein produces the protein MRVGTYKGYVISVFIRDEHCPPHVHVRGNEWDARFRFSFLHGEVELWDVEPERRQPPMAVLKEIRGAIMQRHYLARARRIWWEYLQTVCLENHSWDWDAGELVPGLVIRRGVHVIASARHDVVAQRTILNLVRAPDCVGIDL, from the coding sequence ATGAGAGTAGGCACTTACAAAGGCTATGTGATTTCGGTGTTTATCAGGGATGAGCATTGCCCGCCCCATGTGCATGTGCGGGGGAACGAATGGGATGCGCGTTTTCGTTTCAGCTTTCTGCATGGGGAAGTGGAGTTGTGGGACGTAGAGCCTGAGCGGCGGCAGCCACCCATGGCGGTTTTGAAAGAAATACGTGGGGCGATCATGCAGCGGCACTACTTGGCGCGGGCACGCAGGATCTGGTGGGAATACCTGCAAACGGTCTGCCTGGAGAATCATTCCTGGGATTGGGACGCCGGTGAATTGGTGCCAGGGTTGGTGATTCGACGTGGAGTCCATGTCATCGCAAGCGCCCGGCACGATGTCGTGGCGCAACGGACAATTCTGAATCTGGTAAGAGCACCAGACTGCGTGGGGATTGATTTATGA
- a CDS encoding TolC family outer membrane protein — translation MKALLFTLCFGCTSAAHALGLLDAYDLALRNDPTFQAAIQEREGGEENRAIGRAALLPNLSWSYNNSRNESEVTAGDVKSDRDYRSYASTLTLQQPLLDYEAYARFRQGTAQALMADERFRGKSQELAVRVLNAYSQALLAQERIELSRAQKRAYAERLQLNDRLLKGGEGTRTDVLETQARLSLAQAEEIESQDAQDSALRELEAIVGQPLQIEELAPLTRQFEIPPLEPNRFETWRELAMANNPELKSQHHALDVASYEVERKRAGHLPKVSLYATSRQTNSDSESSYNQKYDTNTVGIQVSLPLFAGGGVSASTRQAANQLSQAQYELDAQTSATLVELRKQFNLNTSGAAKVRAYEMAVSSATALVAATKKSVAGGERVNLDVLDAEQQLFTARRDLANARHAYLLARIQLKYYAGLLSEQDLRALAGYFQPSA, via the coding sequence ATGAAGGCGCTGTTGTTTACCCTGTGTTTCGGTTGTACCTCGGCGGCCCACGCTCTGGGTTTGCTGGATGCCTACGACTTGGCCCTGCGCAATGATCCGACGTTTCAGGCTGCCATCCAGGAGCGTGAAGGAGGTGAAGAAAACCGCGCGATCGGCCGTGCGGCGTTGTTGCCGAATTTGTCGTGGAGCTATAACAACTCGCGCAACGAGTCCGAAGTAACGGCGGGTGATGTCAAAAGCGACCGTGATTACCGCAGCTATGCGTCGACCCTGACCTTGCAGCAGCCGCTGCTGGATTACGAAGCCTATGCGCGTTTTCGCCAGGGCACCGCTCAGGCCTTGATGGCTGATGAACGCTTTCGCGGCAAGAGCCAGGAACTGGCGGTGCGGGTACTCAATGCCTACAGCCAGGCGTTGTTGGCCCAGGAACGCATCGAGCTGAGCCGTGCACAGAAGCGTGCGTATGCCGAGCGCTTGCAACTCAATGATCGTCTTCTAAAAGGCGGTGAAGGCACACGCACCGATGTGCTGGAAACCCAGGCGCGCCTGAGCCTGGCCCAGGCCGAAGAAATCGAATCGCAAGACGCCCAGGACAGCGCCTTGCGCGAGCTGGAAGCCATCGTCGGCCAACCGTTGCAGATCGAAGAACTGGCGCCGCTGACGCGCCAATTCGAGATTCCGCCCCTGGAGCCCAACCGTTTCGAGACCTGGCGCGAACTGGCCATGGCCAACAACCCGGAACTCAAATCCCAGCACCATGCCCTGGACGTGGCCTCCTATGAAGTGGAACGCAAACGTGCAGGCCATCTGCCCAAGGTCAGCTTGTACGCCACCAGCCGTCAGACCAACTCCGACTCGGAAAGCAGCTACAACCAGAAGTACGACACCAATACCGTCGGCATCCAGGTCAGTTTGCCGCTGTTTGCCGGTGGTGGTGTGTCGGCGTCGACCCGCCAGGCGGCAAACCAGTTGTCCCAGGCCCAATACGAGTTGGACGCGCAAACCTCGGCCACCCTGGTGGAGTTGCGCAAACAGTTCAACCTCAACACCAGTGGCGCGGCGAAAGTGCGTGCCTATGAGATGGCCGTCAGCTCCGCCACTGCCTTGGTTGCCGCGACGAAAAAGAGTGTGGCCGGTGGTGAGCGGGTCAACCTCGACGTGCTCGACGCCGAACAACAACTCTTCACCGCCCGCCGTGATTTGGCGAATGCGCGACATGCGTATCTGCTGGCGAGGATTCAGCTGAAGTATTACGCGGGGTTGCTGAGCGAGCAGGACTTGCGGGCCTTGGCAGGGTATTTCCAGCCCTCGGCATGA
- a CDS encoding HlyD family type I secretion periplasmic adaptor subunit yields MNPSKPVLVSDAPSNVLALDDKKYSRLGWLLVLGGFAGFLGWAALAPLDKGVAVPGKVMVSGHRKTVQHPAGGIVERIDVRDGDVVSAGQVLLRLKETPLRGQMQSLRSQYLASLASEARLSAESEGLAAITFNAELLNDPQAAGTLSLQRQLFNSRAQALATEQQGLRETIAGAEAQLRGTRDSQASKVQQRAALNEQLQGLRELAREGYIPRNRLLDSERLYSQIDGAIAEDYGRIGQLQRQVMELRLRIRQLGEDFQKDLRGQLAETRTRSDDLRNRLASAEFELANSLVRAPASGVVVGLDVYTEGGVIKPGQALMDIVPQGEPLLVEARVPVQMVDKVHPGLPVELMFSAFNQSTTPRVAGEVTLVSADRQVDERTDEPYYTLRAQVSAAGMQQLDGVQIRPGMPVETFVKTGERSMLNYLFKPLMDRTHMALVEE; encoded by the coding sequence ATGAACCCGAGCAAACCTGTGTTGGTCAGCGACGCACCAAGCAACGTGCTGGCGCTGGATGACAAAAAGTACTCGCGCCTGGGTTGGCTGTTGGTACTCGGCGGTTTTGCCGGCTTCCTCGGATGGGCCGCGCTGGCACCGTTGGACAAGGGCGTGGCAGTGCCGGGCAAGGTCATGGTCTCGGGCCATCGCAAGACCGTGCAGCACCCGGCCGGGGGCATTGTCGAACGTATCGACGTACGCGATGGCGACGTGGTAAGCGCCGGTCAAGTGTTGTTGCGCTTGAAGGAAACCCCGTTGCGGGGGCAGATGCAGTCCCTGCGCAGCCAGTACTTGGCGTCGCTGGCCAGCGAGGCGCGCTTGAGTGCCGAAAGTGAAGGGTTGGCGGCGATCACCTTCAACGCTGAATTGCTTAACGATCCGCAGGCGGCGGGCACCTTGAGCCTGCAACGGCAGTTGTTCAATAGCCGCGCCCAGGCCTTGGCCACCGAGCAACAAGGCTTGCGTGAAACCATCGCCGGGGCCGAGGCGCAACTGCGCGGTACGCGGGATTCGCAGGCGAGCAAAGTCCAGCAGCGCGCGGCGCTGAATGAGCAGTTGCAGGGCCTGCGCGAGTTGGCGCGTGAGGGTTATATCCCGCGCAACCGCCTGCTCGACAGCGAACGACTGTACTCACAGATCGACGGCGCCATCGCCGAGGACTACGGTCGCATCGGCCAACTGCAACGCCAGGTGATGGAGCTGCGCCTGCGCATCCGCCAGCTCGGCGAAGACTTCCAGAAGGACCTGCGCGGCCAGTTGGCCGAGACCCGCACCCGCAGCGATGACCTGCGCAATCGCCTGGCTTCGGCCGAGTTCGAATTGGCGAACAGCCTGGTGCGTGCGCCCGCAAGCGGCGTGGTGGTGGGGTTGGACGTGTACACCGAAGGCGGCGTGATCAAGCCCGGCCAGGCGCTGATGGACATCGTGCCCCAGGGCGAGCCCTTGCTGGTGGAGGCGCGGGTGCCGGTGCAAATGGTCGACAAGGTGCATCCCGGCCTGCCGGTGGAACTGATGTTTTCGGCCTTCAACCAATCCACTACGCCACGGGTGGCCGGTGAGGTGACGCTGGTCTCGGCGGACCGTCAGGTCGATGAACGCACCGATGAGCCCTATTACACGCTGCGCGCCCAGGTCAGTGCGGCCGGTATGCAGCAATTGGACGGTGTGCAGATCCGCCCAGGCATGCCGGTGGAAACCTTCGTCAAGACCGGCGAGCGCTCGATGCTCAACTATCTGTTCAAACCCCTGATGGATCGCACCCATATGGCCTTGGTGGAAGAATGA
- a CDS encoding type I secretion system permease/ATPase gives MRHVGNETLAALTAYKSGFFNIGLFSAVINLLMLAPALYMLQVYDRVLASGNQMTLLMLTLMILGLFGLMGALEWVRSQVVIRLGTQMDMRLNQRVYDAAFEAQLKGGTQAAGQALHDLTTLRQFATGQALFAFFDAPWFPVYLLVIFLFHPWLGLLALVGALLLIVLAWVNHHVSQAPMALASQLSISASQQATANLRNADTIEAMGMLATLRARWFGQHQAFLAQQNLASEKTATVTAWSKGVRLALQSLVLGLGALLAVQGDITPGMMIAGSILMGRVLSPIDQLIGVWKQWGSARLAFDRLSQMLEANPARPQRMTLPVPKGQLSVEQISACAPGSRRPALANLGFNLAAGEVLGVIGPSGCGKSTLARILVGAWAPLAGKVRLDGADLALWDKQQLGPHIGYLPQDIQLFAGSIAQNIARFAEVDADKVLAAAQMAGVHDLILQLPQGYDTQLGEGGAGLSGGQKQRVALARALYGLPALIVLDEPNANLDEVGEQALLQAIAQLKQQRRTVILITHKPNVLTLTDQLLILKEGQLQAFGPTARVLEARQKPAAPKPVSTMSMSYRLGEGKQA, from the coding sequence ATGCGCCACGTCGGCAACGAAACCCTGGCCGCCCTCACGGCCTATAAAAGTGGCTTCTTCAACATCGGCCTGTTCTCGGCGGTGATCAACCTGCTGATGCTCGCCCCGGCGCTGTACATGCTGCAGGTGTACGACCGGGTGTTGGCCTCGGGCAATCAGATGACCCTGTTGATGCTGACGCTGATGATCCTCGGCCTGTTCGGCCTGATGGGCGCGTTGGAATGGGTGCGCAGTCAGGTGGTGATCCGCCTCGGTACGCAGATGGACATGCGCTTGAACCAGCGCGTGTACGACGCCGCGTTTGAAGCGCAGCTCAAGGGCGGCACCCAGGCGGCGGGCCAGGCGTTGCATGACCTGACCACGCTGCGTCAGTTCGCCACCGGCCAGGCGTTGTTCGCGTTCTTTGATGCGCCTTGGTTTCCGGTGTACCTGCTGGTGATTTTCCTGTTCCATCCCTGGCTCGGTCTGTTGGCGCTAGTCGGCGCGCTGCTATTGATCGTGCTGGCGTGGGTCAACCATCACGTCAGCCAGGCGCCGATGGCCCTGGCCAGCCAACTGTCCATCAGCGCCAGCCAGCAGGCCACGGCCAACCTGCGCAATGCCGACACCATCGAAGCCATGGGCATGCTCGCCACCTTGCGTGCGCGTTGGTTCGGCCAGCACCAGGCGTTTTTGGCGCAGCAGAACCTGGCCAGTGAAAAGACCGCGACCGTTACCGCCTGGTCCAAGGGCGTGCGCCTGGCGCTGCAATCCCTGGTGCTGGGCCTGGGCGCCTTGCTGGCGGTGCAAGGTGATATCACGCCGGGCATGATGATTGCCGGCTCGATCCTGATGGGCCGCGTGCTGAGCCCCATCGACCAATTGATCGGCGTGTGGAAACAGTGGGGTTCGGCGCGCCTGGCGTTTGATCGGTTGTCGCAGATGCTGGAAGCCAATCCCGCACGCCCGCAGCGCATGACGCTGCCGGTGCCCAAAGGCCAACTAAGCGTCGAACAGATCAGCGCCTGTGCCCCCGGCAGCCGTCGACCCGCGTTGGCCAATCTGGGTTTCAATCTGGCAGCTGGGGAAGTCCTGGGCGTGATCGGGCCGTCGGGCTGCGGCAAATCCACCCTCGCTCGGATACTGGTGGGCGCCTGGGCGCCCCTGGCCGGCAAGGTGCGGCTGGATGGCGCCGACTTGGCCTTGTGGGACAAACAGCAGTTGGGCCCGCACATCGGTTACCTGCCGCAAGACATCCAGCTGTTCGCTGGCAGCATCGCGCAAAACATCGCGCGGTTTGCTGAGGTCGACGCGGATAAAGTCCTCGCGGCTGCGCAGATGGCCGGCGTGCATGATCTGATCCTGCAACTGCCCCAAGGCTACGACACGCAATTGGGAGAAGGCGGTGCTGGGCTTTCCGGTGGCCAGAAGCAACGCGTTGCACTGGCCCGTGCGCTATACGGCCTGCCTGCGCTGATCGTGCTGGATGAGCCCAACGCCAACCTGGATGAAGTGGGCGAGCAGGCTTTGCTCCAGGCGATCGCCCAGCTCAAGCAACAGCGCCGCACCGTGATCCTGATCACCCACAAACCCAACGTGCTGACCCTGACCGACCAGTTGCTGATCCTCAAGGAAGGTCAGCTGCAGGCCTTCGGGCCGACGGCGCGTGTGTTGGAGGCACGGCAGAAACCGGCAGCGCCCAAACCGGTATCGACCATGAGCATGAGCTACCGCCTCGGTGAAGGAAAACAGGCATGA
- a CDS encoding heme acquisition protein HasA has protein sequence MSISISYSTTYATNTVAEYLSDWSAYFGDLNHREGSVKEGSNTGGFNPGPFDGTQYGVSSTESNAAVVANGDLHYTLFNPPSHTLWGSIDSLNLGTILTGGGAGGSYSLAEQEVSFANLGLSSLQSEGRDGQVHKIVYGLMSGDSSALASAIDSLLKDIDPSLSINSTFDQLAAAGVAHVDSASVAASDVALVGVQDVPQDFALAA, from the coding sequence ATGAGCATTTCTATTTCATACAGCACGACCTACGCCACTAACACCGTTGCCGAGTACCTGAGCGACTGGTCGGCTTACTTTGGTGACCTGAACCACCGTGAAGGGTCGGTCAAGGAGGGTTCGAACACCGGTGGTTTCAATCCTGGCCCGTTCGATGGCACCCAATACGGTGTGTCGAGCACTGAAAGCAACGCGGCTGTGGTGGCTAACGGCGACCTGCATTACACCTTGTTCAACCCGCCGTCGCACACCTTGTGGGGTTCGATCGACTCCCTGAACCTGGGCACTATCCTGACCGGCGGCGGGGCCGGCGGCAGCTACAGCCTCGCCGAGCAGGAAGTCAGCTTCGCCAACCTGGGCCTGTCGAGCCTGCAGTCCGAAGGCCGTGATGGCCAGGTGCACAAAATCGTGTACGGCCTGATGAGCGGCGACAGCTCGGCACTGGCTTCGGCGATCGACTCCCTGCTCAAGGACATCGACCCAAGCCTGTCGATCAACTCGACGTTCGACCAACTGGCGGCTGCCGGTGTGGCCCATGTGGACTCGGCTTCGGTCGCTGCGTCCGACGTGGCCCTGGTGGGCGTGCAAGACGTGCCTCAGGACTTCGCCCTGGCCGCTTAA